One Intestinimonas butyriciproducens genomic window, GTTTGCCCGTCAGCCCGGCTGCCGCTCCCTGCTCCTGGCCGACGAGATCAACCGCGGCAATGTCTCCAGACTGTTCGGAGAATTCATCACCTGTATGGAGCCGGACAAGCGGCTGGACGAGGACGGCGGCGAGACCCCCACCACGGTCTCCGTTCGCCTTCCTTACCTTCAGGAGGGGGAGGTGCTCCCCGTTCCGGCCCCCGGCACGCCTCTGGTCTTCCGCAACCCCATGCGGATGCCCAAGCACGTATACACTCTGGCCAGCATGAACTCTGTGGACAGCTCCACCAATCCTCTGGACAGTGCGCTGGGGCGGCGCTTCTTCCGCTATGAGGTCCGCCCGGACGCCGTGCTGCTCTCCGCACATCTGGGCGTCAGCGCCGGAGACCGCCGCTTCACCCCCGGCGCGGTTGCCTCCGACCCCGTGGCCATCAAGCGTCTGGCCTTTCTCTTCTGGTCCTTCCTCAATGAGAAGATCGCCCTCTTTGCAGGCTGCGACTATCGGCTCGGGCACTCCTATCTGTGGCCCCTCGCCTCCGCCGAGACCGGGGCGCAGGCCCTGACCGCCTTTTCCAGCGCGGTGCGGCACAAGCTGATCCCCCAGCTCCGGGAAATCTTTTCCGCCCGACCCGAGCAGCTCATTCATCTGCTCCAGCTCAGAAAGCCCTCCCCCATCCGGCTCCTGGAGCCCGACGCGCTGGACGAGGAGCTAGGGGCTTCCGCCGCCATTTTGTGGGACGGTCTCTTTTCCTGTTCCGATGCAAGGCTCTCGGAATGGGTCCTGCGCCTCCTCATGGAGCATGGGGCCGCCGAGCCGTCTCCCGCGGGCGGCGTTTGAGGCACGTCATGGTCCAGATCACAGTTTGGGAGCACCAGGATTTTCTCTGGCCCGCCTCGGACAGAGACGTAGCCCTCCGTCTGCCGGGAATCGTCTCCACCAAAAACAAGGAACTGAAGCGGGCGCTCCGCCTGTCCCGGGACCCCATCTCCCTGAGGCAGGGATCGGGGGGCCTCCTTCTCCGGTTTGCCGGTGTGGCCGGTATCCTGAACCTCGTGGGCTATGAGTTTGAGATTATCCCCAAATTTTCCTTCCGGCAGTCGGCCTCCTGGCAGAACGGCTTTTTCCATATGCTCAGCATCGCCGAGTACGGGCACATCAGCTTTGAGCGGAGCCGGCACATGGGGCGTGGCGCGCTGAGCTTCTGCGACCACATCGCCCTGGCCTTTCTGGAGTCCGTAGAGCCGGCGCTGCAAAAGGGGCCCATCTGCGCCTATCGCGCCGCCGTTTCTCAGGGGCGCTATCTGAGGGGCCGCCTCCTTCTGCCGGAACAGATGCGCATGCTGCTCACGCATCCGGGCGAGGTCGTCTCCGAGCACGACGTTTTTTCTCCGGACAACGCCTTTCAATATCTGCTCTTTTGGAGCACCGCCTGGCTGGCCCGCCATGTCCGCAGCCAGGTCCTGCGCCGCCGGCTGGAGCGGGTCGTTTCCCTTCTGCCCAAGCCGGAGCACCATTACAGGCTCCCGGTCCACGCCGCGCTTCCGGCCCAGTACAGCCGCTACCGGGCCGCCCTTGAAATCGGCAACCTCATCGCAGGCGGGGCCTCCGCAGTCCTCCAAGATCAGGGCTCCTCCGGCTACGGCTTTCTTTTCAACACAGAGCGGACCTATGAGAAATTTCTGGAGCGGATGCTCCAGCGCATTGCCCGGCGGCACACAGACTGGTCCGTCACGGCCCAGCGCACCGCGGCGCTCGGCCATCCGGAGGGCGCCGGCTCCGTGCTGTTTACCCGCCCGGACAACACGCTTACGATCCAGGGGATGGTCACAGCCCTGATCGACGCCAAGTACAAGTGTGATCTCGCCGGACATGGCCCTCTGCGTCAGCCCCGATCCGGGGACTACTACCAGATGCTTGCCTCTCTCATTGCCCACGGTTGCGCCCAGGCTCTGCTGGTCGTCCCCAGCGAGGGGGACCTTGGCGGAGAGCCGCCTCTTCTGACCTGGACCACGGCGTCCGGGGAAACCATCTGGCGGACGGGACTGCTGCGCTGGGACATCTCCGATCTGAGTACAAAGTCCGCCCTTCTTGCCGCCCAGAACGCGCTGGAAGCACAGTTGCTGGCCTTTCTTTTCTAGGTCCGGGCCGCAGCGGCACGTCCCGAATCACATACAGCGCGCTGCTCCTCAGGCCGGCTCTGGGGGCAGATAAAAGCGGCGGTCCGTCCGGGACCGCCGCTCTCTTTTTTGCTGCCCGCAGCCGCACGGGCGGGATGGGCATGGTCTATGTCTCATAGGCCACCGTTCCCAGTTCCTCATATCGGTCCGCCCGTTCCCGCAGGTCCCGGACAGGCCCCGTACAGTCCTCTATGGATACTCCCGCTCTCCGATACAGCTCCACCACATCTCTGGTGTCGTCCGGTGCGCGCCGCTCCAGATAAGCCAGCAGCAGCTTGTCCCGGGTCACATAGCAGCCCGTGCTCACCCCGCCATATTTCCGGTCGCCGGGCAGGCCCCTCCGGGGATTGTCCAGGGAGGGAAAGGCGTATAGGATCAGGGCCAGCTCTTCGGGGCTCAAACCGAAGAGCTCCGCAGCCCTACAGTCGATCCGCAGCCGCAGCTCCTCCTGCGCCTCGGGCGGCAGGGGTCTCCCCGGCTCCGCCGGACCGCCCGCCGGGCAAACGCCGGGCAGCAGGCCGGGCAGGGCCTCCATTCCGGCATTTTGCAATAGAAGGCGGGCAGCATCCCGAATCAGCTCCCTGGCTGCCTCCCCGTCAGGGGAGAGGCGCGGGAACGGCACGTTGGCCCAGTGGAAAAAATTCAGCGT contains:
- a CDS encoding McrC family protein, with translation MVQITVWEHQDFLWPASDRDVALRLPGIVSTKNKELKRALRLSRDPISLRQGSGGLLLRFAGVAGILNLVGYEFEIIPKFSFRQSASWQNGFFHMLSIAEYGHISFERSRHMGRGALSFCDHIALAFLESVEPALQKGPICAYRAAVSQGRYLRGRLLLPEQMRMLLTHPGEVVSEHDVFSPDNAFQYLLFWSTAWLARHVRSQVLRRRLERVVSLLPKPEHHYRLPVHAALPAQYSRYRAALEIGNLIAGGASAVLQDQGSSGYGFLFNTERTYEKFLERMLQRIARRHTDWSVTAQRTAALGHPEGAGSVLFTRPDNTLTIQGMVTALIDAKYKCDLAGHGPLRQPRSGDYYQMLASLIAHGCAQALLVVPSEGDLGGEPPLLTWTTASGETIWRTGLLRWDISDLSTKSALLAAQNALEAQLLAFLF
- a CDS encoding AAA family ATPase, producing the protein MEFISGIVWRNLNKATFDTLNNRSPGQYDIRLGSADYSAFFDGLPRENATNIGGFSLTVPLTSFPTADTGASTPLVVRYMGNDSSRRDWNIPSQRSATAYSLWRPDRRLPDAPSDKSFLVLLKTYSGKYYGRLILARELDYLPEDLKDLLLSNERGCRMLATASPQALDLYLTLLREYNVLLYGPPGTGKTFLMQEVKRLFERDGALWTFQDTLEYGSSEAPMISAVDPTQAGHSRTIWTTIHQSYSYEEFILGVTTASDSHTLLKITPRPGILLELTEFARQPGCRSLLLADEINRGNVSRLFGEFITCMEPDKRLDEDGGETPTTVSVRLPYLQEGEVLPVPAPGTPLVFRNPMRMPKHVYTLASMNSVDSSTNPLDSALGRRFFRYEVRPDAVLLSAHLGVSAGDRRFTPGAVASDPVAIKRLAFLFWSFLNEKIALFAGCDYRLGHSYLWPLASAETGAQALTAFSSAVRHKLIPQLREIFSARPEQLIHLLQLRKPSPIRLLEPDALDEELGASAAILWDGLFSCSDARLSEWVLRLLMEHGAAEPSPAGGV